In Lachancea thermotolerans CBS 6340 chromosome H complete sequence, a single genomic region encodes these proteins:
- the PSF2 gene encoding DNA replication protein PSF2 (similar to uniprot|P40359 Saccharomyces cerevisiae YJL072C PSF2 Subunit of the GINS complex (Sld5p Psf1p Psf2p Psf3p) which binds to DNA replication origins and facilitates assembly of the DNA replication machinery) has protein sequence MSLPWNIQETFSPEEIQFIVENEPIKIFPRFTTRVSLRGDRAKPAHTRWKLVTADDHPLNNLVAIQTTEVALWMALLLKQQGKCSIVAPGWLRLSQLQKYIDYELKHAERFSELPWNWLVVAQLLFSKAADDLHDPVHLLRGKIQDLREIRLGKIGQGLKHLNESHLQLDNLSLLEINELRPFVLGVMNKLKQVHSSISEERGSEDYYE, from the coding sequence ATGTCGCTGCCATGGAATATTCAAGAGACATTCTCGCCGGAGGAGATTCAATTCATAGTGGAAAATGAACCCATCAAAATATTTCCCAGATTCACAACGCGTGTGAGCTTGCGCGGAGACCGTGCGAAGCCCGCGCATACGAGGTGGAAGCTCGTAACCGCAGACGACCACCCGTTGAACAACTTGGTCGCCATCCAGACCACGGAAGTTGCGCTGTGGATGGCCCTTTTGCTCAAGCAGCAAGGAAAGTGTAGCATTGTTGCGCCAGGATGGCTGCGGCTCTCGCAACTACAAAAATACATCGATTATGAGCTGAAACACGCGGAGCGCTTTAGCGAACTGCCTTGGAACTGGCTTGTCGTAGCACAGCTGCTGTTTTCGAAGGCTGCGGACGACTTACATGACCCGGTGCATTTGCTGCGAGGGAAAATACAAGACCTGCGGGAGATCCGACTGGGCAAGATTGGCCAGGGCTTGAAGCATCTGAACGAGTCGCATTTGCAATTGGATAACCTAAGTTTGCTCGAGATCAACGAGCTGCGGCCGTTTGTCCTTGGAGTAATGAACAAGCTGAAGCAGGTGCATTCGAGCATCTCCGAGGAACGAGGCTCCGAGGACTACTACGAGTAA
- the APE3 gene encoding aminopeptidase Y (similar to uniprot|P37302 Saccharomyces cerevisiae YBR286W APE3 Vacuolar aminopeptidase Y processed to mature form by Prb1p) has protein sequence MRISTLVATSIGCAQAFVLPQAFFDAFAAPAPVADASLWPHKPYFLKHNVDPDTFPDEIQLEELNATALDLYHIAESSNGTYGHPTRVIGSPGHWKTLGYILHQFDQMRDYYDVTVQSFKALNGKVSHYDLNYTNGEAVPSAQAFSLSPPVEPFVGTLVEIPNLGCSDADFEALEISKDSIALIERGECPFGQKSTLAGKHGFKAVVIYDNDPKSKKGISGTLEKPTKHTVSTIGVSFAVGQKLIAGIELDPEFSLFFYMDSFVKKVKTKNIIADTKHGDPDNIVALGAHTDSVAAGPGINDDGSGTISLLTVAKHLSDYKINNKVRFAFWAAEEEGLVGSNYYVEKLSPEENQKIRLFMDYDMMASPNYQFQVYDANNIDNPRGSEELKNLYIDYYTSHGLNYTLIPFDGRSDYVAFINHGIPGGGIAAGAEGINTDNGKVLDRCYHELCDDVNNLNWEAFLTNTQLIAYSVANYAHSLKEFPERETNTSSVLSSASAPKYPYKGGANLLL, from the coding sequence ATGAGAATTTCGACGCTCGTTGCCACTTCCATTGGTTGCGCGCAAGCATTCGTTCTACCACAAGCcttttttgatgctttcgCAGCTCCAGCCCCTGTCGCAGACGCGTCGTTGTGGCCGCACAAACCCTACTTTCTAAAGCACAACGTGGACCCAGATACATTCCCCGATGAGATCCAGCTGGAGGAGCTCAATGCGACCGCTTTGGATCTGTACCACATCGCTGAGTCATCTAACGGCACTTACGGCCATCCTACTAGGGTCATTGGCTCGCCAGGCCACTGGAAGACTTTGGGCTACATCCTGCACCAGTTCGACCAAATGCGCGACTACTACGACGTCACAGTGCAAAGTTTCAAGGCCCTCAACGGTAAAGTGTCCCACTACGACCTGAACTACACGAACGGCGAAGCTGTACCATCTGCTCAGGCTTTCAGCTTGTCCCCCCCTGTCGAACCATTTGTGGGTACACTAGTCGAAATTCCTAATCTTGGCTGCTCCGACGCTGATTTCGAGGCTCTCGAGATTTCGAAGGACTCTATCGCGCTTATTGAAAGGGGAGAGTGCCCCTTCGGCCAGAAAAGCACTTTGGCCGGCAAGCATGGCTTCAAGGCTGTAGTTATCTATGACAACGACCCTAAGTCTAAGAAAGGTATCAGTGGCACCCTTGAAAAACCAACAAAGCACACTGTGTCAACTATTGGGGTTTCCTTTGCTGTCGGCCAAAAGCTGATTGCGGGCATTGAACTGGACCCAGAGTTTTCATTATTCTTTTACATGGACTCCTTTGTGAAAAAGGTCAAGACCAAGAACATTATCGCAGACACCAAGCACGGTGACCCAGACAACATTGTTGCCTTGGGCGCTCACACTGACTCCGTTGCAGCTGGCCCTGGTATAAATGACGACGGTTCGGGGACTATCTCGCTGCTTACAGTTGCTAAGCACCTTTCTGATTAcaaaatcaacaacaaggttCGTTTTGCATTCTGGGCCgccgaggaagaaggcCTAGTAGGCTCTAACTACTACGTTGAGAAACTGTCGCCTGAAGAAAATCAGAAAATCAGACTATTTATGGACTACGACATGATGGCTTCTCCAAACTACCAATTCCAGGTTTACGACGCCAACAACATTGACAACCCAAGAGGTTCtgaagaattgaagaacctGTACATTGACTATTACACTTCCCACGGCCTGAACTACACTCTAATTCCATTTGATGGCAGATCTGACTACGTCGCTTTCATTAACCACGGTATTCCTGGAGGCGGTATCGCAGCAGGCGCAGAAGGTATTAACACCGACAACGGCAAGGTTTTGGACCGTTGCTACCATGAGCTTTGTGACGATGTCAATAACTTGAACTGGGAAGCCTTCTTGACTAACACTCAATTGATTGCATACTCGGTTGCGAACTACGCCCACTCTCTCAAGGAATTCCCAGAAAGGGAAACGAACACCTCTAGTGTGTTGTCTTCCGCATCAGCACCAAAGTACCCTTACAAGGGCGGAGCTAACTTGTTGCTCTAA
- a CDS encoding KLTH0H10142p (conserved hypothetical protein), with protein sequence MSFLRRLFGRKNQEHGATSTHSVSWRDADDLDSEYVFVTGGEMLDSQAVLETRSEFSEDPSEVDVTAWEMARAWTHRGSAGDLRPARGSKAARLAHRLDDIRKLPTVSFGTSASLPLGHQGNRASQPAWVVEYHDESMDEEAECLFDDKWNRKTKVESRRDRSQKCGV encoded by the coding sequence ATGTCGTTTTTGAGGAgactttttggaagaaagaaCCAGGAACATGGCGCTACGAGCACGCACTCCGTTTCGTGGAGGGATGCAGATGATTTAGACTCGGAATACGTGTTCGTGACAGGCGGCGAAATGCTGGACTCGCAAGCGGTGCTCGAAACACGATCCGAGTTTTCGGAGGATCCGTCCGAGGTTGACGTCACAGCGTGGGAAATGGCACGCGCGTGGACGCACCGCGGAAGTGCAGGCGACCTGCGCCCCGCGCGGGGCTCCAAGGCCGCGCGCCTGGCGCACAGGCTGGATGACATTCGCAAGCTGCCCACCGTGTCCTTTGGCACGAGCGCGTCCTTGCCACTCGGTCACCAGGGCAACCGTGCATCGCAGCCCGCATGGGTCGTAGAGTACCACGACGAGTCAATGGACGAGGAAGCCGAGTGTCTTTTCGATGACAAGTGGAACCGCAAGACCAAGGTCGAGTCTCGGAGGGACCGCTCCCAAAAGTGCGGCGTGTGA
- the JEM1 gene encoding Jem1p (weakly similar to uniprot|P40358 Saccharomyces cerevisiae YJL073W JEM1 DnaJ-like chaperone required for nuclear membrane fusion during mating localizes to the ER membrane exhibits genetic interactions with KAR2) yields MIRWIFYVAVGIAHAAGKCDFGRLSGASHELRYDDSEIPQYQKLCEQLSHCDHPEAEALRNQLLYKSGLIQVSSGQELAAAETLEQILGSSDVKFQSQASKRLDEIYLQFGFWDKLKGEGGKKQEYEALRNAVVVQLSRNQAVPHESLAQLEEIAPFALETRILLNDALLRELGETLDINAAQSIIENYKIILTKHKKLVNVQDKLRIHHAVAVLQMFVMATPPTNLLSCLALDMDYKPCRELSKLSSKLNRINPPLNAVTHPDQFLSLSQFDWAKLVDFYLNAPSIKFTGTSSAKNNFDLLSSIQRQLLQNLLSERPLSLIKNKWKLGKRKSAFTTNQNQLVCEGYDAMHKSKLAEPYCQAALGEKLPENSAKALSEFTDNFQNQQAVQDVLNSLWQDSPSLAAHAVRKIVSSLAAHEKNQKSGNTAQVWFFLESFTKNHNWAQSSNSGLSKIAKHISSISAKRKQQQQQQQQQQQQQHFFRQQRQQQRQPPPAPNDMSKKNYYKVLEVTPQATSKDIRKSYLSMTRKYHPDKQGQLSESQKLQNQERMSEINEAYEILSDEGKRKEYDDQRAGRGQQRQGFPFGQGANGGFPFGGGSFKMNFGGF; encoded by the coding sequence ATGATCCGTTGGATATTTTACGTTGCAGTGGGGATTGCACACGCCGCGGGAAAGTGTGATTTTGGAAGGCTCTCTGGAGCGAGTCATGAGCTGCGATACGATGACTCTGAGATCCCTCAGTATCAAAAGCTGTGCGAGCAGCTCTCTCATTGCGACCACCCAGAGGCCGAAGCGCTTCGGAACCAGCTCCTCTACAAAAGTGGGCTTATCCAAGTATCGAGCGGGCAAGAGCTAGCAGCGGCAGAGACTTTAGAGCAGATCCTGGGATCCTCGGACGTAAAGTTCCAGTCACAGGCTTCCAAGAGGCTCGACGAGATATATCTTCAGTTCGGGTTTTGGGACAAATTGAAAGGCGAAGGGGGCAAAAAGCAGGAGTACGAAGCGCTCCGGAATGCGGTAGTTGTACAGCTCTCACGCAACCAGGCTGTGCCACATGAGTCGCTAGCGCAGCTAGAAGAAATAGCGCCTTTCGCCCTCGAAACTCGAATTCTTCTTAACGACGCATTGCTGCGGGAGCTGGGAGAAACACTCGACATAAACGCTGCACAAAGCATAATTGAGAATTACAAGATTATTCTCACCAAACACAAGAAACTTGTTAACGTACAGGATAAGCTACGCATTCACCACGCTGTTGCGGTACTTCAAATGTTCGTCATGGCAACTCCTCCGACGAATCTCCTAAGCTGTTTGGCGTTGGATATGGACTACAAGCCGTGCCGGGAGCTATCGAAGCTCTCCAGCAAGCTTAACAGAATAAATCCTCCACTAAATGCAGTTACACACCCGGACCAATTTTTGTCGTTGTCACAATTCGACTGGGCAAAGTTGGTAGATTTTTACCTTAATGCTCCAAGCATCAAGTTTACTGGGACGAGTTCAgcaaaaaacaattttgatttgctAAGCTCCATTCAGCGCCaactgcttcaaaaccttctttcAGAACGGCCTCTTTCCCTGATCAAGAATAAATGGAAACTTGGTAAGCGCAAGTCTGCTTTTACAACTAATCAAAACCAGCTAGTGTGTGAAGGTTATGACGCAATGCACAAGTCCAAATTAGCTGAACCTTACTGCCAAGCTGCCTTGGGCGAAAAATTACCGGAAAACTCTGCCAAGGCTCTTAGCGAATTTACTGAtaactttcaaaaccaacagGCAGTACAGGATGTATTAAACAGCTTATGGCAGGACTCACCTTCTCTAGCAGCTCATGCAGTCAGAAAAATCGTGTCTTCTTTGGCTGCTCACGAGAAAAATCAGAAGAGCGGAAACACCGCTCAGGTTTGGTTCTTTCTTGAGAGCTTCACAAAAAACCATAACTGGGCCCAGTCCAGCAATAGCGGTTTGTCAAAAATAGCGAAACACATTAGTAGCATCTCtgcaaagagaaaacagcagcaacaacaacaacagcagcaacagcaacaacagcattTCTTTAGACAGCAAAGACAACAGCAAAGACAGCCGCCTCCAGCTCCAAATGATATGTCGAAGAAAAATTACtataaagttcttgaagtcaCCCCACAAGCCACGAGCAAAGACATTCGTAAATCATACTTGTCAATGACAAGAAAGTACCACCCAGACAAACAGGGGCAGCTTTCTGAATCACAGAAATTACAAAACCAGGAGAGAATGTCGGAGATTAATGAAGCATACGAAATATTGAGTGACGAAGGCAAGAGGAAAGAATACGATGATCAAAGAGCAGGACGTGGCCAACAAAGACAGGGCTTTCCATTCGGACAAGGTGCGAACGGAGGGTTTCCTTTCGGAGGCGGTAGTTTTAAGATGAATTTTGGAGGTTTTTAG
- a CDS encoding uncharacterized protein (similar to uniprot|P38355 Saccharomyces cerevisiae YBR287W ZSP1), whose protein sequence is MDDSSGLSFGHISYVTLESVLQVVIVAFSGFWCAYTGLLPKQGQKVISRLNVDVFTPCLIFSKLARSLSLAKILEIAVIPVFYAMTTGVSFMSGKLMSRILGLDKDESNFVVANSIFGNSNSLPVSLTVSLAYTLPGLLWDEIKDDNRDNVASRGILYLLIFQQIGHVLRWSYGYNTLMRWSGDRGHPSIASVSEQLEVPDSEAGRSETPSGISARSYSSLYKLKGKVMKMWEKIQAVMNPPLWAMVISVFVASVHPIQHEFFSKNGFINNTLSDAIKELGALSIPLILVVLGSNLYPSQDTPQMTRNHKKMVLGSIVGRMILPSCFMLPVIALAVKYIKVSILDDPIFLVCGFILTISPPAIQLTQITQLNEFFEAEMASVLFWGYVVLSLPISIFGVTAAMTVLKWAA, encoded by the coding sequence ATGGACGACTCTTCTGGATTGTCTTTTGGTCATATATCATATGTCACCCTAGAGTCGGTGCTCCAGGTAGTTATTGTTGCGTTTTCGGGGTTTTGGTGTGCGTACACGGGGCTGTTGCCAAAGCAGGGGCAAAAAGTGATTTCAAGGCTTAATGTGGATGTCTTCACACCATGCCTGATCTTCAGCAAGCTGGCACGGAGCTTGTCGCTGGCTAAGATTCTAGAGATCGCAGTCATCCCTGTCTTTTACGCGATGACGACCGGCGTGTCGTTCATGTCAGGAAAGCTGATGAGCCGAATTTTGGGTCTGGACAAGGACGAATCGAACTTCGTGGTAGCGAACTCCATTTTCGGTAACAGCAACTCGCTGCCTGTCTCTCTGACAGTGTCTTTAGCGTATACGCTTCCAGGTCTGCTGTGGGACGAGATTAAAGACGACAACCGCGACAACGTGGCCAGTAGAGGCATCCTCTACCTGCTGATTTTCCAGCAGATCGGGCACGTCTTGAGATGGTCGTACGGATACAACACGCTCATGAGATGGTCGGGCGACAGAGGTCATCCCTCAATCGCTAGCGTCTCGGAACAGCTGGAGGTCCCAGACAGTGAAGCGGGCCGCTCTGAGACGCCCAGTGGTATCTCCGCTAGGTCTTACAGCTCGCTGTACAAGCTCAAGGGCAAGGTCATGAAAATGTGGGAAAAAATCCAGGCGGTTATGAACCCTCCTCTGTGGGCCATGGTCATTAGCGTTTTTGTGGCCTCTGTCCACCCCATTCAGCACGAGTTTTTTAGCAAAAACGGTTTTATCAACAACACGCTGTCGGACgccatcaaagagcttggcGCCCTCTCGATTCCCCTGATTTTGGTGGTGCTGGGCTCTAATCTGTACCCCTCGCAGGACACCCCTCAGATGACACGCAATCATAAGAAGATGGTGCTCGGGTCGATTGTGGGGCGTATGATCTTGCCCTCGTGCTTCATGCTGCCTGTCATCGCTTTGGCAGTCAAGTACATTAAGGTGAGCATTTTGGATGACCCAATTTTCTTGGTGTGTGGTTTTATCCTCACCATTTCCCCACCAGCGATCCAGCTAACGCAAATCACGCAGCTAAACGAATTTTTCGAGGCTGAAATGGCTAGCGTGCTGTTCTGGGGCTACGTTGTTCTGTCTCTCCCCATTAGCATTTTCGGCGTAACCGCGGCAATGACCGTTCTCAAGTGGGCCGCTTGA